One Gossypium arboreum isolate Shixiya-1 chromosome 13, ASM2569848v2, whole genome shotgun sequence genomic window, AAATGACATTTAAGGCAAAATCCAAGCTTTATTATACAATGTTCTAATAATAACCTAAAAATACAAATATATCTACTTAAGTACAAGCATTTAATCAAGTTTAGAGGCtcaaaatataactcttttcatgaGTTACAACTAACTTTGCCTGTAAATAGCAAAGTTTAGGTTAACCTATGGGAGGCAACTTAGAAGGTCATTCTTAGGGTTTTAGTTAGTATATTTAGTTTTAGTTAGGCTTTATTGTATTTTCTAAAcaactttatttcttttttttaactTGGATTTGATTTGAGTCCAGTTCTTCATATTAACTATTTTAGCATTCTTCTTTCACTTCTAACTTGTCAACATCGATATCTTACTTGCTGCTAAAGGAGTTTGTGGAACCAATCACATCCAACTTATCAAACAGATCAATTTCTATCTTCCTCtcgttttaatttaatttgtgtgttttgcatgattaaattatttttagggaaaatgaCATTTAGATTCATGAGTGGCTAATTCCTTTAGGAAGATTAATGAGTGGATGTGGGAGTACTTAATGGAAAATAAAGGGTTTATCTTAGAATTAGTTGGCTTAAATTGTGCATGCTTAAACCTTAGGATTGACGACCCTAGGAAGTAATCTAGGTAAATAGGTCAAAAGGATAAGTTTACCGAGCACCTCATAGTTTATCTCAATTTTAAATTACGAGGTCAAAAGATAAGTGAGTTTTTACAAATAATTGACTAATACACTAAAACCCAAGTTTTGAAATTACTTACAACCACTGAAGCGAGTTAATCTTCTGCCTGTTATTTGAGATTTTTTTAATTGTTAATTtcttttcaatcaatttaatttattttatgatcataaattttactgttattttttataatataattttcagTTATTACAATTTAGACCTCTTACTGTAGAAGATAATATTGAGTTTAATCcatcctcccttgggtacgattctCGGTGTACTTCTTGTACCCCGTTGTAcaatactatattacaatttgacttgtAAACTTGCAAACATTGCTGCTTTATTATTTATCTTTTTGTTGTAGTATTTGTAGTCCAAATGTTTGCATATTTGGCAGTGGTCAGTGAGACCGGGAGGGTATCCTGTTGAGTAAAACTTGTGTCAAGCGGTGAGACTAGAAGGGTATCCATATGCCTAGTTGAGACTTGAAGAGTAGCTTAGGTGGTAATCCTTAGTAAAGATACATGGATTAATGACCCTAATAAGACGTCTAAGAATGGTAAATACTTAATTAAGAGTATTTATTGACGTAGTTAATAATTAGAACACAATTGATTCTAGGCTAAGTAGCTTATGTAGTCAAAACTAGGAATAAGAAAATACGAATAaattaacctagggttagattttatctaaattaatttaattaactttaTTATGGTTGTTTGATTTGGAGTTTACACTACTAATTCGTGACACtagtagattagtaattatttcaagtgattaatttaataatagtTTTCTCTAAATATCaatcccttgggtatgatcctcgaaACACATACCGATATTCGGTTATAACACTTTTATATTACAACCTAACATTCACTTACATTAAAGTGCGGTCAATAATTTCGCCACCAATTTATATATGAATTCACcatttattatttgaattgtcataataataaaataatattcatGAAAAAAAGATACCATCGCAATATCATATAATATTGTTAGCTAATATTAGGATGAATGCCAATAATACATACTATATCCTGCTTTCAACCCATCCATCttttctttatacataatttacAATAATCGCAATATGTACTTGAAGAAAAAGTTAACAATATGTACCACAATAAAATGTTATTTACACCTATACATTTATTTCAAGCTCTAGATATCTAATTTTGAATTTACACGAAGGGAATTTAACATTTTGGGATCGTTGGACTTCTTTAACAAGTTGGCATTATCTCAGATTGACCTGAGACTTCACCTTCTGACTTTGTGGAAAGTTTGAACACTTGATAGACAATAGATTTAAAAATCGAGATATTCTCGTCGATAGATTATGCTTGGCATCATTGATAGGATTTGAACCTTTAATCTAGAGTATATAGATCACTAGAGAAAGGCATGATACCACTTGATTTAGCCAAAATTCCATTTCGACCCAAGAATAATACCACATGTTTAGGGAGTCCAATGCCCCAAGAGGTTAAAATCCCCAGAAACATAACTAAGTATTTGATGCAATCTAATCTGTATCTCACATTCCTCCTAACAATCTGCACAGATTCCAATTCCCCTGCATCGCATTCTATTTTGTTGATATTGTTCTGTTGATTAAGGACTTAGTTTTCAACGTCCACTAGACATCAACATATCAGAGAACTCCACACCTATCATCAAATCTGAGCAGCTTTCTGGGTATAACCCCTTGGGCGATGACTCGTTCGACTCATTATCCTGGCTCATTTGCAGTCGCTCTAAGCTGTAAAGCACCTCACTCATGGATGGCCGCTTCACCTCTTTCTTTGCCAAGCATTGTTTCGTGATCTTCACAAAGTTCCCAACAGATTCCAATGAGATCTTCCCTTTCAAACTTTGATCCAGGAGTTGATCAACATCTCCCTTCTCAAGGCAATCTGATGCGGGTGGAATAAGACTTTCGTTATCATCGTCACCATTGCTGCCGCTGTTCCCTTCGTTCTCTGTTTTCAGATTCAGCGGCGCCGCCCTTCCGGAGAATACTTCCAACAGAACCAACCCAAATGAATACACATCAGTTTGAGAACCAATGTGGATACTGTAGCCATCACTGTTGTGGGATGCCATGGTAAACCCAAAGCTCAAGATCTTGGCTGTCCAGTTTACATCTAACAAGATACTGGAAGTACTGATATCACCATGAACAATGGGTCGATTTTTGCCGGTATGCAGGTAGTGCAAGCCTCTTGCAGCTCCAACACAAATTTCAAGCCTCTGGTTCCATGACAGATGCTTCGAATGATCATGAAGATGATCAGAAAGGGCACCATTATCCATGTATTCATATACCAGGATCTTCTCAGAGTCCTCTTGACAGTAACCTAAAAGAGAGACGATGTTGTGATGGTGAGTTTGAGAGAGCATTTTTATCCCTTCTTTGAAATCTTGTTCTGATATTTCTTTAACCCCTCGAAGGATAGCTACTGCAGTACCATTTATTTCACCTTTGTAAACCTTCCCCATGTCCAAGTTGTAAATAACCAGTGATTCATCGAAGTTGTTAGTTGCCTTTGTAATATCATCAGCATGAAAATTATTGCAGGGAGATGAATCCTTGGTGTTCTTCATCttccattttctcctttttttgataaatattaaaacaaagagacataaaataaatagtaaacCCCCGCTAATTGAGTACTTAATCCCATTTTGCAATCCTTTCTTGGACTTTTTTGATAGTGCAGGAGAAGAAGCTTGTTGAATATTAGACTCATCTAAGGGAGGGTTAAATCCAGCAAGGTTGCCATCATAGTTGCTGATCTTGAATATCTCCAATCCATTTAAGATCGCATCATAGTACTCTGGCTTTACTTGGATGTTGGGGTGTAGCTCGAGCCATAAGTCCTGCTTTCGGGCAGCTTGCGACGGAACCATCACGATGTAGTCTCGATAGACAGCAACACCATGCCCTTTACTCCATACAATCACATCTGCCTGTGTTTCAGCTGTTTGATTATTGATGAATATGAAAAACACCCTCTGGTTCCCCAAGGTCAAATCGGGCACAATCTCACAGAAATGGAGCCTTACTAGATACAAAAAACCAGTATCAACCGGAAAGAACCAGCTTAAGTTATAGTTCATGTTGATCTCGTTGTACTGACCCATTGATCGGGCAGTTCGATAGACATCTTCGGGTGCTGTATAAGCCGGAACCGTCTTGGGATATTGAATTGAAACAGTGGTATCATAATCAAGCTGGCCGAAAGCAGCTCCGAATATGTAACTGGCATCATCGTTCCAAGTTCGGAACATCCCCGTATCTTGATCCGGAGAAATGGTTTGGCCTCCTACGTTTGCTCTGTAAACCATTTCCAGGGCAAACTTCTTGTCAATTGCAAGCATGTTATTATGGAAGCCAACGAAAGGAAGGGGCACGTCATCGCCAGGAATGTAAAGCTGAAGCGGCATCGAAACAACTTCGATTCCGTTTACGAAGCCATAAGCATTAGGAGGATTTGAAGTTGGGCTGAACATCAACTCCAGTGTATGATTTTCAACATAAACGATGTATTCCTTGAAAAAGTGATCGGTTTTCAAGTATTTGGCAGTAAGGTAGCAACTGAAGTTTCTCAAGAGTGTGTAGCGACCGGCTGTGACAGTGAGAAAAGATTGAGAAGCATTGAGACCCTGATAAGAATCTGAATAGAAGTGGAGACGAATGAACTTTGGGCCTGGGGTGACATTAAAGGTGTAAGAAAATTTGGTGTAGAAAAGCCTTGCAGTGATGTAAGGGACTGTCATTCCTTTAGAGGCAGTGGTGATAATGGAGTCGCTATCTGATTTAGAAGCAATGAACTGTGAGCCGATGTCAGATGACCAGTTCCTTCCCAATGATAGGCTTTGCTTTGCTGAAGAACCACAGTCGAGAAATATGCTTTCTGTTGGAAGATAAGCTAAGCTTTCTGCAGACACAAACGTTCTTCGACGAATGTGGAAACTTAAACCCAGAAATATCAAACAGAAATATGCCCAAAATTGACTCAACCTCGTAACATGGTAGGCTTTGCTGCAACAAAAGAGCCATAGTTTAGAACAATATTTTCCAATGGAACATGCTAATTCTGCAGAATTATGCATAGATACCTGTTGGTAATCATCCTTTATCTGATTCAGTTTAACTCAGCAAATTTTGATAGGTAGAGGGATTACTGATCACGTCTGCAATTACAGTAAGAATTACATTATATTAAACTAAGCAAAAACACCACTTGTTTTATAAGATTACTAGCATCTCCTTAGAAGAATTATCGAACACCTGCAGCTCCTCTTTCTTGTCCAAGACCATTTTAGTTATATGGTCAACAGTTCGGTTATCCTCTCTTGAAACGTATTGCAAATTCTAGTGCCCAACATGCATCAAAAATTATTGAATACACCTAATTAAAACCGAACTCAGTGTTGCCAATAAAATTAATAGAAGACCACATGTATAAATAAGATAAAGATTTTCGTCTTATTGTTTGAATCCACATGCTTGAAATTTTACATGAAAATTAAGTTTTAACTAATTTTATACAAAACATTATAATTAATACAAAAATGATatgtttattaatatataaatagtaGTAGGTGTTAGTTGAATGATTAACTAATGGTATCCtaaatttcaattaaaaatgACTACAACAACCAATAAGGTTAAGGCTTTGTTTaatattttttccaaaaaaatgtTAAGATCGAAACCACTTTTGCGACAAAGGCAAACCATATTTTTTTTTTAACCTTTGGGTTTGGAAAAATTGTTTTAGaaacaaattatatttttaagctttatttttaatttaaagtatttaatataatatttatattggatataaaaatttattgaaatttattttaaatatataatttatatatttaaaattgtaaagttttattttattatttaaaatataatttatatattcaaattaaattttataaataattaatatcaaatacttgagaatatttaaaatttatattttatatatcaaaatattaataatgagttataataatttatttttatttttaattttattgtaatatatcataatattaattaatCGAACATTATTTCTACAAGACAACAtcatatataaaataaacattttatttctcaaaacactttttataaataatattaaacacTTCTCTTTTAAACAAAACTTTTCAAAATACAACAtcatatataaaataaacattttatttctcaaaaacactttttataaataatattaaacacTTCTCTTTTAaacaaaacttttcaaaaatatttttcacTGACACTTTTCATAAGAAATTTTTAGAGACAATATTAAATTAGCCCAAATTTTTTTTAGTGCAATTAGTCATTATTGTTGTcatattttctattaaaaattttggaTTTATTCTTTTATAACTCATAAGGATTTTAAGAAGCAATTAATTGGATCAGATCTTCTTGAATATTAATCAAGGACTCTTTTAAAGACTTTTGTGTGAtgaatttttcttaaataaatagattcaatttttaaaaatagtctACCCTTAGAAAATCTCAGTATAATCGATTATTTCTTGAAGACTTGAACACAATTCAAGGGGATTCAAGTTCATACTAATGGAAGTTTCACATGCCATTAATgcctatttaaaaaaaaaaaaatacttgttTATATGTTTTAGAATGAAAGGAAGAGAGCAATTATTTTGTTCATTGAGAGAACTTTTTTTAGTATATATTCATCGTAAACAAGTTGTTCTTCTCCATTAATGCTTAAGGGCTCTTTTGGATGTGCGGCATGTTTACTTGCAGTTAATGTGAAAATAGTAGGGTAGCGATACTGTAGCGTGAAACAATAAGAAAGCTAAATGTATGGCACCAGAAATAAACACCCATCCAACTCTTATAAAGGCTAGATAAATCAGATTTGATATAGTCCATGATTAGAGTTGTCATGGGTAGAGTCTAttagaacattttcaaatatttatagtgttcaataattataaataaaatggtGTAAAAGTTAAATCTTTTGATTATTGATCAAGAGTCATATcacttgatttttgaaaaattataattattcaaacaatattatttgaatagttataatattaaatgaataattatgtgtcTTTTTAAAGCCATTATTATTCAGAAAAGATACCTTTTGAAAGATGTCTCCATAAAGAGACATGAAAATTCttataaataggaatgagatttcatttggaaatcacaCCAATAggttctaattttttttctatccTTACTCATTTTCTAATATaattagattattctataaagaaTTACTGCAgaaattctttatagaaattgagtttcGTGTTCTACGTTGCTCAGTACTTAGTGGACTATTCTCGTTAGTGCAAAACGCAAATAGTCATCGGCTTTATTGTATTAtcgaggttaatttgcttgaaactcTTTTACACACCGAATATAGGTGGGGACGActataaccttaaagatagtggcttgatgCACGCCTTGGAGCCTTGTGCTATTTCTTCATTTTATATTCGAGTTTCATTCATGTGTTCAAGAGTTTCCTCACTGGAGATTTGTACTAACAATTTTAAGGTTGTACTTCACGATGACTATTACAACACATGAAAGTGGAACACTAAGGGAGTTGGCTTCCAAATTTATCAAACCCGATCAGTTTGATGGTGGCAATTTCCAACGATGACAGAAAAATATGCACATTTTATTATCAACTTGAAGATTGCCTATGTTTTGGATACTCCAAGACTGgaagagaatgaaaatgaatctGTTGCTGCAACATAATAAAGGCAAAAATGAGACAATACTGATTACATGTGCATAGGCCACATATCAAATGGTTTATCCGATGGTTTGTTCGACACCTACCAGAATGAGGTCAACGCTAAAAAATTATGGGACAAATTGGAAATGAGATACAAGACTAAAGATGTTACAAGTAAGGAATTTCTTGCCAATCAtttcaataattatcaaatgGTTTATGGTCGTTTTGTTAGAAACAATTTCGTGATATTGAAAAAATGTTGAATTAGTTTAAgtaatatgatatgaaaatgaaTGAAATGATTGTTGTATAACCCATTATAGACAAACttcctctgtaacaccccttacccgttaccgtcgccggaacaggatacaaggtattaccagaacataacacataccattaaacataaccgagatataaatatgtcatccaatttgatagtgcatcgtataacatatgtcttgaacaatattagccaactttaatggcttgtacaaagtagctggtcgagtactgtaactaatattttaaatctagacaaatatgacacgtaacaaaataattaagcctactatacatgccataattcaaaacgtttagttcaaataccctaaagtatgatagtgcgggtagatcttcacgatccttaactcctgagcaagccggaggacactataagacaaaagagagaaacaaagtaagcttatagcttagtaagtaagtatgtaaatactaattaaagaatctaacatgtttacacaacaattcaagtatatctactttaacttcactattcattccactttgattaagctgtctctgttgcatcatattcactaaataaatcataactcgagttacaaaactcgaaattcaaatccgtaaaatttcctgaatctagactcataaatcttttgctaattttttctataattttggttcagccgattagtacagtttattagttaaagtttccctattacacagctcgactgatctgagctctgttcactacgaattgaatttctctcagtacacaattcaaaaaaccctgaagtctgtttcatttaaaactagtctcaataaggaatttaggcatgtaaactatatttcttaatttgctttgtacaatttttaatgatttttcaaagttggaacaggggatcacgtattcatcctgagcaagtcacatacaattgtaaatatctcaaaatatagaattcctttgcttgctctgtttcttttacatgaaagtagactcattaaactttaatttcacatctcattcaacttctaattatattcctcctattttggtgattttcaaaatcacgtcactgccaccatctaaaaacagttttaatgctaatttcactctttcacacattctttatcctaacctcattttatcttatatatgtatataccaca contains:
- the LOC108462710 gene encoding receptor-like protein kinase FERONIA yields the protein MITNSKAYHVTRLSQFWAYFCLIFLGLSFHIRRRTFVSAESLAYLPTESIFLDCGSSAKQSLSLGRNWSSDIGSQFIASKSDSDSIITTASKGMTVPYITARLFYTKFSYTFNVTPGPKFIRLHFYSDSYQGLNASQSFLTVTAGRYTLLRNFSCYLTAKYLKTDHFFKEYIVYVENHTLELMFSPTSNPPNAYGFVNGIEVVSMPLQLYIPGDDVPLPFVGFHNNMLAIDKKFALEMVYRANVGGQTISPDQDTGMFRTWNDDASYIFGAAFGQLDYDTTVSIQYPKTVPAYTAPEDVYRTARSMGQYNEINMNYNLSWFFPVDTGFLYLVRLHFCEIVPDLTLGNQRVFFIFINNQTAETQADVIVWSKGHGVAVYRDYIVMVPSQAARKQDLWLELHPNIQVKPEYYDAILNGLEIFKISNYDGNLAGFNPPLDESNIQQASSPALSKKSKKGLQNGIKYSISGGLLFILCLFVLIFIKKRRKWKMKNTKDSSPCNNFHADDITKATNNFDESLVIYNLDMGKVYKGEINGTAVAILRGVKEISEQDFKEGIKMLSQTHHHNIVSLLGYCQEDSEKILVYEYMDNGALSDHLHDHSKHLSWNQRLEICVGAARGLHYLHTGKNRPIVHGDISTSSILLDVNWTAKILSFGFTMASHNSDGYSIHIGSQTDVYSFGLVLLEVFSGRAAPLNLKTENEGNSGSNGDDDNESLIPPASDCLEKGDVDQLLDQSLKGKISLESVGNFVKITKQCLAKKEVKRPSMSEVLYSLERLQMSQDNESNESSPKGLYPESCSDLMIGVEFSDMLMSSGR